A genome region from Populus alba chromosome 3, ASM523922v2, whole genome shotgun sequence includes the following:
- the LOC118034136 gene encoding nucleoside diphosphate kinase 3 isoform X1: MSPKIWRSASRAAQSLLSSASKSSRFYSEGRAVAAAVSFSGKLPFLASAHGRTGSSNVARQWISGALAFPAAVYMLQEQEAHAAQMEQTFIAIKPDGVQRGLISEIISRFERKGFKLVAIKVVVPSKEHAQKHYHDLKERPFFNGLCDFLSSGPVVAMVWEGEGVIKYGRKLIGATDPQKSEPGTIRGDLAVAIGGNVIHGSDGPETAKDEINLWFKPEELVSYTSNAEKWIYGVN, encoded by the exons atgagccCTAAGATATGGAGATCTGCTTCTAGAGCTGCACAGTCTCTCCTCTCTTCAGCCTCTAAAAGCTCTCGTTTTTACTCTG AAGGGAGAGCTGTCGCAGCAGCAGTTTCATTCAGTGGAAAGTTGCCTTTCCTAGCTTCGGCTCATGGAAGGACTGGTTCTTCAAATGTGGCTAGGCAATGGATTTCAGGGGCTCTTGCATTTCCTGCCGCAG TTTATATGCTCCAAGAACAGGAGGCACATGCTGCTCAG ATGGAGCAAACTTTCATTGCCATCAAGCCTGATGGAGTGCAGAGAGGGCTG ATTTCAGAAATCATTTCTCGTTTTGAGCGAAAAGGTTTTAAACTTGTAGCAATTAAAGTGGTGGTTCCTTCTAAGGAACATGCTCAGAAACATTATCATGATCTGAAGGAAAGACCGTTCTTTAATGGTCTTTGTGACTTCCTTAGCTCTGGACCTGTTGTTGCCATG GTATGGGAAGGAGAAGGGGTGATCAAATATGGTAGGAAACTTATTGGAGCAACGGATCCTCAGAAATCAGAACCAGGAACTATCAGGGGTGATCTAGCCGTTGCTATTGGAGG AAATGTCATTCACGGAAGTGACGGACCCGAGACCGCCAAGGATGAGATTAACTTATGGTTCAAACCAGAGGAATTGGTTAGCTACACTAGCAATGCTGAGAAGTGGATCTATGGAGTGAACTGA
- the LOC118034136 gene encoding nucleoside diphosphate kinase 3 isoform X2 produces MSPKIWRSASRAAQSLLSSASKSSRFYSGRAVAAAVSFSGKLPFLASAHGRTGSSNVARQWISGALAFPAAVYMLQEQEAHAAQMEQTFIAIKPDGVQRGLISEIISRFERKGFKLVAIKVVVPSKEHAQKHYHDLKERPFFNGLCDFLSSGPVVAMVWEGEGVIKYGRKLIGATDPQKSEPGTIRGDLAVAIGGNVIHGSDGPETAKDEINLWFKPEELVSYTSNAEKWIYGVN; encoded by the exons atgagccCTAAGATATGGAGATCTGCTTCTAGAGCTGCACAGTCTCTCCTCTCTTCAGCCTCTAAAAGCTCTCGTTTTTACTCTG GGAGAGCTGTCGCAGCAGCAGTTTCATTCAGTGGAAAGTTGCCTTTCCTAGCTTCGGCTCATGGAAGGACTGGTTCTTCAAATGTGGCTAGGCAATGGATTTCAGGGGCTCTTGCATTTCCTGCCGCAG TTTATATGCTCCAAGAACAGGAGGCACATGCTGCTCAG ATGGAGCAAACTTTCATTGCCATCAAGCCTGATGGAGTGCAGAGAGGGCTG ATTTCAGAAATCATTTCTCGTTTTGAGCGAAAAGGTTTTAAACTTGTAGCAATTAAAGTGGTGGTTCCTTCTAAGGAACATGCTCAGAAACATTATCATGATCTGAAGGAAAGACCGTTCTTTAATGGTCTTTGTGACTTCCTTAGCTCTGGACCTGTTGTTGCCATG GTATGGGAAGGAGAAGGGGTGATCAAATATGGTAGGAAACTTATTGGAGCAACGGATCCTCAGAAATCAGAACCAGGAACTATCAGGGGTGATCTAGCCGTTGCTATTGGAGG AAATGTCATTCACGGAAGTGACGGACCCGAGACCGCCAAGGATGAGATTAACTTATGGTTCAAACCAGAGGAATTGGTTAGCTACACTAGCAATGCTGAGAAGTGGATCTATGGAGTGAACTGA
- the LOC118034153 gene encoding uncharacterized protein — MAIKPLTHDEIANTEKKLDMPLDDIVKMSKNTAKPKKQQRAPIKNQKMFNNPAHEKALKMQRYMDSRPLVRQAALAQRRSNFQRNQFPPTSEAARKAAVARFRNRSFGHNFMANANSARAGGFTVQRRAANGGFAMKSPPRPNQQQQQGDGGAKQRPQTLDSLFANMKEQRMKVFSRQNKVIQHNGGGRRPRVPWARGRF, encoded by the exons ATGGCCATTAAACCACTTACTCATGACGAAATTGCAAATACAGAAAAGAAATTGGACATGCCATTAG atgacATCGTCAAAATGTCTAAAAATACAGCTAAACCCAAGAAGCAGCAAAGGGCTCCA ATTAAAAATCAGAAAATGTTCAACAACCCTGCCCATGAAAAAGCTTTAAAGATGCAGCGTTATATGGACTCAAGGCCTTTGGTTCGGCAG GCTGCCTTGGCTCAAAGAAGGTCAAATTTCCAGAGGAATCAATTTCCTCCAACATCTGAGGCTGCAAGGAAGGCCGCAGTTGCTCGCTTTCGCAATAGAAGTTTTGGTCATAATTTCATGGCTAATGCAAACAGTGCAAG GGCTGGAGGTTTTACAGTCCAGAGGAGAGCTGCAAATGGAGGCTTTGCTATGAAG TCACCACCACGCCCGAATCAACAACAGCAGCAAGGGGATGGAGGTGCTAAGCAGAGGCCTCAAACATTGGATTCACTGTTTGCTAACATGAAGGAGCAGAGGATGAAAGTCTTTTCACGACAAAACAAAGTTATACAACACAATGGCGGCGGTAGGCGGCCAAGGGTGCCATGGGCAAGAGGTCGATTCTGA